One genomic segment of Desulfocapsa sulfexigens DSM 10523 includes these proteins:
- the rarD gene encoding EamA family transporter RarD, with protein sequence MTSNNKGLFAALGAFTIWGLLPLYWKALSSAIPLEIICHRITWSTLVTLLLLVMWGKVGKLRTVLKNRKILLRFALTSLLLSTNWLLYIWAVNNNYIVESSLGYYINPLINVLLGVLFLRERLRVPQWVAVFFAFAGVCYLTFGYGQFPWIAIVLAVTFGFYGLLRKTASIPSLEGLCLETSLLFLPAFLFLLYLTIQGEFDFVKQSIDGKILLIGTGIVTTMPLLFFGYAAQKIQLSTLGVVQYLAPTLQLSIGLFVYNEPFPREQMIGFALVWCGLLIYATEGTLIHIRKTKRRL encoded by the coding sequence ATGACATCAAACAACAAAGGGCTTTTTGCAGCATTGGGAGCCTTCACAATATGGGGTCTGCTTCCTCTCTACTGGAAGGCACTCTCTTCCGCTATTCCCCTGGAGATTATATGTCACCGCATCACCTGGTCAACACTTGTAACCCTACTGCTTTTGGTCATGTGGGGAAAAGTCGGCAAGCTCCGCACAGTTCTCAAGAACAGGAAAATTTTACTGCGTTTTGCCCTCACCTCGCTTCTGCTCTCGACAAACTGGCTTCTATACATATGGGCAGTAAACAACAACTATATCGTTGAATCCAGCCTTGGATACTATATAAACCCATTGATCAATGTCCTGCTGGGAGTCCTTTTCCTTAGAGAACGCCTCCGAGTGCCACAGTGGGTTGCTGTTTTTTTTGCATTTGCCGGGGTATGCTATCTCACCTTCGGTTATGGCCAGTTCCCATGGATCGCCATTGTCCTCGCAGTGACCTTCGGTTTTTATGGTTTACTGCGTAAAACTGCAAGTATCCCCTCTCTGGAAGGGCTCTGTCTCGAGACTTCTCTCCTCTTTCTCCCGGCATTTCTGTTCCTGCTTTACCTGACCATTCAAGGAGAGTTTGATTTTGTGAAGCAGAGTATTGATGGCAAAATTCTATTGATCGGTACCGGAATCGTCACCACTATGCCACTCCTTTTCTTTGGCTATGCTGCACAGAAAATTCAACTTTCAACACTTGGAGTTGTCCAATACCTTGCCCCAACACTACAACTGAGCATTGGACTCTTTGTTTATAATGAACCTTTCCCCCGAGAACAGATGATTGGCTTTGCACTGGTATGGTGTGGCCTGCTTATTTATGCAACGGAGGGCACTCTCATCCATATTCGAAAAACAAAGAGGAGGCTATAA
- a CDS encoding TAXI family TRAP transporter solute-binding subunit: MNKLFGILSVICLSMVMTFATAADSHAKKRIVFGGGPAGGTFQVVANAIQVYQPVKDMADFTVKAQSSAGSVENLRKVDSGKSDFGVVYSGHVYLGANGKMKNDPKKYENVMAVAYLYGAPAQLVVRADSGIKSVKDLAGKKVGVGNAGSGAFANCELFFTHMGVWDSVERNAMGYNDAAAAFGNNQLDAFWLFTAFPSGAVIMAAQTNDIALVDLGADAMASGFYEKYPYFAKLSVPAGTYKGVETATPSFQDSALWVANKDVPEDVVYKLLSVIYTDEGLAHMVGQKKTFKEMSIASGVNGIVTPMHPGAIKFWKEKGVL; the protein is encoded by the coding sequence ATGAACAAATTATTCGGAATTTTGTCAGTGATCTGTCTCAGTATGGTCATGACATTTGCTACAGCAGCAGATTCCCACGCAAAAAAACGTATTGTCTTTGGTGGTGGTCCTGCCGGTGGTACTTTTCAGGTAGTTGCCAACGCCATTCAGGTTTACCAACCTGTTAAAGATATGGCCGATTTCACTGTTAAAGCGCAATCCTCTGCCGGCTCTGTGGAGAACCTGCGCAAGGTAGACTCAGGTAAGTCTGATTTTGGCGTGGTTTACTCTGGACACGTGTATCTTGGCGCCAATGGCAAGATGAAAAATGACCCCAAAAAATATGAGAATGTAATGGCTGTTGCCTATCTTTACGGCGCTCCAGCTCAGCTTGTTGTTCGTGCAGATTCCGGAATCAAATCCGTAAAAGATCTTGCAGGCAAAAAAGTAGGTGTTGGTAATGCCGGCTCCGGTGCCTTTGCCAACTGTGAACTTTTCTTCACCCATATGGGTGTGTGGGACTCAGTTGAACGTAATGCAATGGGCTATAACGATGCCGCAGCGGCATTTGGCAACAATCAACTCGATGCATTCTGGCTCTTCACTGCATTCCCATCCGGAGCAGTTATCATGGCAGCACAGACCAATGACATCGCTCTTGTTGATCTTGGAGCAGATGCCATGGCCTCAGGATTTTACGAGAAATACCCATATTTCGCTAAACTCTCAGTTCCTGCTGGAACATACAAGGGTGTAGAGACAGCCACTCCGTCCTTTCAGGATTCTGCTCTTTGGGTAGCCAACAAAGACGTACCGGAAGACGTTGTGTACAAGCTCCTCAGCGTTATTTATACCGATGAAGGTCTCGCCCATATGGTTGGACAGAAAAAAACCTTCAAAGAGATGTCTATTGCAAGTGGTGTAAACGGAATCGTCACTCCAATGCATCCGGGTGCCATTAAATTCTGGAAAGAGAAAGGCGTGTTATAA
- the ispH gene encoding 4-hydroxy-3-methylbut-2-enyl diphosphate reductase: MVKKDKKIVLANPRGFCAGVDRAISTVKLAVKEYGSPIYVLHEIVHNKHVVQELENMGVIFVNDLVDIPRKAICIFSAHGVSVETEMRAKTLGLRTIDGTCPLVWSVHNMVEKYYADGYDVMIIGHHNHPEVEGTAGRVLGNVHVVASEDEARGVEVQDPDRVAYVTQTTLSQNDIAGIRDVLLSRFPNIKGQKSNICYATLNRQEAMRKIGESCDILLVVGSKNSSNSNRLREVGERAGMRGYLIDDESDIEMKWLKGVSTICITAGASAPERLVQDVIKFLQTQGFNAFQEMEGKEEKLIFKPATLEKK; this comes from the coding sequence ATGGTAAAAAAAGACAAGAAGATTGTTTTGGCAAATCCACGTGGTTTTTGTGCAGGAGTTGATCGGGCAATATCAACGGTCAAACTGGCAGTAAAGGAATATGGTTCACCTATTTATGTACTCCATGAAATCGTCCACAACAAACATGTGGTACAGGAACTTGAAAACATGGGGGTTATCTTTGTAAATGATCTTGTTGATATCCCTCGTAAGGCCATCTGTATCTTCAGTGCTCATGGGGTATCTGTTGAGACCGAGATGCGGGCAAAAACACTTGGGTTGCGAACCATCGATGGTACCTGTCCTCTGGTCTGGTCCGTGCATAATATGGTGGAGAAGTATTATGCCGATGGCTACGATGTCATGATTATCGGTCATCATAATCACCCCGAGGTGGAAGGAACTGCCGGACGGGTTCTAGGAAATGTCCATGTGGTAGCTTCAGAAGATGAGGCCAGAGGGGTTGAGGTTCAGGATCCCGATCGAGTGGCTTATGTTACTCAGACGACTCTCAGTCAGAATGATATAGCTGGGATACGGGATGTTTTGCTGAGTCGTTTTCCAAATATAAAGGGACAGAAGTCAAATATCTGTTATGCAACCTTGAATCGGCAGGAGGCCATGCGAAAGATTGGGGAAAGCTGTGATATTCTGCTGGTCGTTGGATCCAAAAACAGCTCCAATTCAAACAGATTACGAGAAGTAGGCGAACGGGCCGGAATGCGTGGCTATCTTATTGATGACGAATCTGATATTGAAATGAAGTGGCTGAAAGGTGTATCTACAATCTGTATCACTGCCGGAGCCTCTGCTCCGGAACGGTTGGTTCAGGATGTGATTAAATTTTTGCAGACACAGGGCTTTAACGCTTTTCAGGAGATGGAGGGGAAGGAGGAAAAACTGATTTTTAAACCTGCAACACTTGAAAAAAAATAG
- a CDS encoding iron-containing alcohol dehydrogenase, whose product MSLSQTFTVTQPTQIQFGAGTIANLATTVKNFNGTNVFLVIDPGLVKAGLVKTITAPLKKAKIPFTVYDKIDPEPGLKLADKGTTLAKKSGCDCVVGVGGGSAMDVAKAIAILLTNGGKAVDYLGLGLIKKPGVPKIMVPTSSGTGAEVTFTAVFINEKTGSKGGMNGDPLYPDAAILDPELTLSLPPHVTAFTGIDALTHALEAYTSTQAHTLSEMYSLEAINLIAAHLPAAYANGNNLEARSAMLMGSLLGGKALATAGVGLVHAMAYPMGGMFGIPHGLANAVLLPYVVEYNLIGDMEKFAILAEVLGQNTSDLTLRESASLCVDALFNLNDDVGIPGTLKDLDIPFDAIPEMAKIALTVTRPVENNPRKPTLEDVIGIYETAFNGDISF is encoded by the coding sequence ATGTCCCTTTCTCAAACATTCACCGTGACCCAGCCAACTCAAATTCAGTTCGGTGCAGGTACCATTGCCAATCTTGCTACAACAGTAAAAAACTTCAATGGAACTAACGTATTCCTGGTGATTGATCCGGGCCTGGTAAAAGCCGGTCTGGTCAAAACCATCACTGCTCCCCTCAAAAAAGCAAAAATCCCCTTTACTGTTTATGACAAAATCGATCCTGAGCCAGGTCTCAAACTAGCCGACAAAGGTACAACACTTGCCAAAAAATCGGGGTGCGACTGTGTTGTTGGCGTTGGTGGCGGTTCTGCCATGGACGTTGCAAAGGCAATCGCGATCCTCCTCACAAATGGAGGGAAAGCTGTTGACTATCTCGGCCTGGGTCTCATAAAAAAACCTGGTGTTCCAAAAATCATGGTTCCCACTTCCTCTGGAACTGGGGCAGAGGTAACATTCACCGCAGTATTTATCAATGAGAAAACCGGCTCTAAGGGCGGCATGAACGGCGACCCACTCTATCCCGACGCTGCCATTCTTGATCCGGAACTTACCCTTAGCCTTCCACCCCACGTAACTGCTTTTACGGGAATTGACGCCCTCACCCATGCACTCGAAGCCTACACATCAACCCAGGCTCACACTCTCTCTGAGATGTATTCTCTTGAAGCTATAAACCTTATAGCTGCCCATCTTCCTGCGGCCTATGCCAATGGTAACAATCTGGAAGCACGCTCCGCAATGCTTATGGGATCTCTTCTTGGCGGCAAAGCACTGGCTACTGCTGGCGTTGGCCTGGTGCATGCCATGGCTTACCCCATGGGGGGAATGTTTGGTATCCCTCATGGCCTTGCAAATGCAGTACTTCTGCCCTATGTTGTGGAATATAATCTCATTGGAGACATGGAAAAATTTGCAATTCTTGCTGAGGTTCTTGGCCAAAACACCTCTGACCTCACCTTGAGAGAATCGGCAAGTCTCTGTGTCGACGCACTTTTCAATTTAAATGATGATGTTGGTATTCCTGGCACTCTGAAAGATCTTGACATCCCCTTCGATGCAATACCTGAGATGGCAAAAATCGCACTCACTGTAACCAGGCCTGTGGAAAACAATCCAAGGAAACCAACCCTTGAGGACGTAATTGGGATCTACGAAACTGCTTTTAATGGTGATATTTCTTTTTAG
- a CDS encoding efflux RND transporter permease subunit, protein MRKIENWIGDMVIRYRWLFVLGLLGSALLSANGIRFLTFSNDSRMFFSEENPQLQALEALEKTYTKVENVLYLIAPKSGNIFERETLQAVEFLTEQSWRLPFSSRVNSLSNYQHTRAFEDDLMVSDLIAGAESLTDAEIAAIKKTALAQPMLLTSMIDKKGSVTAINVNIIKPDDGSYDLQEINDAALNLHRLMKDTYPFLDIYLTGGVMIDSAFGDAPAKDMRTLIPVMFGLLLFLIVISLRSIMATVATLLIIILSTITGLGLAGWMGIVITPASANAPIIILTLAVADSIHILVTIFHQMRKGTVKTAAIKESIRVNLKPVVITSVSTAIGFLTMNFSDAPPFRDLGNIVAMGVMAALIYSIFFMPALLAVLPLRTRQNRSEQHRIFGLLAEFVIRRRTPVFWFMIAMILFTSSGMSKIYLNDEFIKYFDTSYPFRVASDFAAEHLAGLEIIDWNLNSGEEGGINDPKYLETVDAFANWFRAQPEVRHVYTITDIMKRLNQNMHGDDPAWYKLPQERDLAAQYLLLYEMNLPFGLDLNNRINVDKSAIRMTVATPNIGTAAILDLERRGREWLDINAPSMTTYGSGLSIIFSFISKRNIDSMLKGSVIALILISLIMIVALRDIKLGILSLIPNLTPAFMAFGVWGHMVGQVGLAVSVMIAMTLGIVVDDTVHFISKYQRARKEHGMDAEDAVRYAFNTVGSAIWVTTLALVGGFGVLSFSGFQINAHMGLMTTITIIFAIILDFFFLPTLLLKLESTR, encoded by the coding sequence ATGCGGAAAATCGAAAACTGGATTGGAGATATGGTCATCCGGTACCGCTGGCTGTTTGTCCTTGGTCTTCTCGGTTCTGCTCTCCTGTCTGCAAACGGTATACGTTTCCTCACCTTCTCCAACGACTCACGAATGTTTTTCTCCGAGGAAAACCCTCAACTGCAAGCTTTGGAGGCACTGGAAAAAACCTACACCAAGGTGGAAAATGTCCTTTATCTTATTGCTCCAAAGTCAGGAAACATATTTGAAAGAGAGACTCTTCAAGCCGTAGAATTCCTCACCGAACAGTCCTGGCGCCTTCCCTTCTCAAGCCGGGTCAACTCTTTGAGTAACTACCAGCACACCAGGGCTTTTGAAGATGACCTTATGGTTTCAGACCTTATAGCAGGTGCTGAATCCCTTACCGATGCAGAGATCGCAGCAATAAAGAAGACTGCCCTCGCTCAACCCATGCTTCTCACCAGCATGATTGACAAAAAGGGTAGTGTTACCGCAATCAATGTTAATATAATCAAGCCAGACGATGGCAGTTATGACCTGCAGGAGATCAATGATGCGGCCCTGAATCTCCATCGACTTATGAAGGACACCTATCCATTTCTCGACATCTATCTCACTGGCGGTGTCATGATAGATTCAGCCTTTGGCGATGCTCCTGCAAAAGACATGCGAACACTTATCCCCGTCATGTTTGGGCTCCTGCTCTTTCTCATTGTTATTTCCCTTCGTTCAATCATGGCAACAGTGGCCACTCTGCTTATCATCATACTGTCTACCATCACTGGTCTTGGTCTTGCCGGGTGGATGGGAATCGTGATAACACCAGCCTCTGCCAACGCGCCAATTATCATCCTGACCCTTGCGGTGGCTGACTCCATTCATATACTGGTTACCATTTTTCACCAGATGAGAAAGGGTACAGTAAAAACTGCTGCAATCAAAGAGTCCATCAGGGTAAACTTAAAACCTGTAGTGATAACGAGCGTCAGTACAGCAATAGGCTTTCTGACCATGAATTTTTCCGATGCGCCACCCTTCAGAGATCTTGGAAATATTGTGGCCATGGGCGTTATGGCAGCTCTTATCTACTCAATTTTCTTTATGCCAGCACTTCTGGCCGTCCTTCCGTTGCGCACCAGACAAAACAGATCAGAACAACACAGGATATTTGGCCTCCTGGCTGAATTTGTTATCAGGCGCCGCACCCCTGTTTTCTGGTTTATGATAGCGATGATTCTTTTCACCAGCAGCGGAATGTCAAAAATTTATCTCAACGACGAATTTATAAAATATTTTGATACCAGCTATCCCTTTAGAGTGGCATCTGATTTTGCAGCGGAACACTTGGCAGGACTTGAAATCATAGACTGGAACCTCAATTCCGGAGAAGAAGGCGGCATCAATGACCCCAAATACCTGGAAACAGTCGATGCTTTTGCCAACTGGTTTCGTGCTCAACCAGAAGTCAGGCACGTTTATACCATCACTGATATTATGAAACGTCTCAATCAGAACATGCACGGCGATGATCCGGCATGGTATAAACTTCCTCAGGAAAGGGATCTTGCTGCTCAATATTTGCTTCTCTACGAGATGAACCTGCCTTTCGGTCTTGATCTCAACAATCGTATCAATGTGGATAAATCTGCTATCCGAATGACCGTTGCCACTCCAAATATCGGGACAGCTGCAATTCTTGACCTTGAGCGCCGCGGCCGTGAATGGCTTGATATCAACGCTCCTTCCATGACAACTTATGGATCCGGGCTTTCCATTATATTCTCCTTCATCTCAAAGCGAAATATCGATTCCATGCTGAAAGGTTCCGTTATTGCTCTGATTCTTATTTCGCTTATCATGATCGTGGCATTACGTGATATAAAACTTGGCATTTTAAGCCTGATACCTAACCTCACTCCTGCTTTTATGGCCTTTGGTGTCTGGGGACATATGGTCGGACAAGTCGGCCTAGCCGTCTCAGTTATGATAGCCATGACTCTTGGTATTGTTGTTGATGATACCGTTCATTTTATTTCAAAATATCAACGTGCCAGGAAAGAACATGGCATGGATGCTGAAGATGCTGTGAGATACGCTTTTAACACCGTAGGATCCGCAATCTGGGTTACTACCCTGGCCCTGGTCGGCGGCTTTGGTGTGCTTTCCTTCTCCGGATTCCAAATCAATGCCCATATGGGTTTGATGACGACAATAACCATTATTTTCGCCATAATTCTCGATTTCTTCTTTCTCCCAACACTCCTCTTAAAACTGGAGAGTACCAGATGA
- a CDS encoding outer membrane lipoprotein-sorting protein, translated as MILLNPLSMYGLFTVLLLSQCFLISTASCETAEEKGLAIAMEADRRDNGFGDYTADMTMTLKNRHGKESKRLIRSKTLEVPGDGDKSLSIFDTPRDVKGTAFLSFSHKIGDDEQWLYLPALKRVKRINSRNKSGSFMGSEFAYEDIASQEPEKFTYKHLREEEYQGQLCFVGESYPVDTKNSGYTKRVSWVDKAEYRLQKVEFYDRKNSLLKTLTVNGYRQYLDRYWRPESMNMVNHQTGKSTTLVWENYLFRTGLTDNDFNSTSLKRVR; from the coding sequence ATGATTCTTCTCAACCCCCTTTCGATGTATGGTCTGTTCACTGTTCTTCTTTTATCTCAGTGTTTTCTCATCTCCACCGCCTCCTGTGAAACTGCCGAGGAAAAAGGGCTGGCTATTGCTATGGAGGCTGATCGGCGCGATAATGGTTTTGGTGATTACACTGCAGACATGACGATGACTCTTAAAAACCGACATGGCAAGGAAAGTAAACGACTCATTCGCAGCAAAACACTTGAGGTACCGGGAGATGGTGATAAAAGCCTTTCCATTTTCGACACCCCACGCGATGTAAAGGGAACCGCATTCCTCAGTTTTTCTCATAAAATCGGAGATGACGAGCAATGGTTGTATCTTCCTGCTCTTAAGCGGGTCAAAAGAATAAACTCCCGCAACAAGTCAGGATCATTTATGGGCAGCGAATTTGCTTACGAAGATATTGCCAGCCAGGAACCTGAAAAATTCACCTATAAACATCTCCGGGAAGAAGAATATCAGGGGCAACTCTGTTTTGTTGGCGAAAGTTATCCCGTAGATACCAAAAATTCCGGCTACACCAAACGTGTTTCATGGGTTGACAAGGCGGAATATCGTCTGCAGAAAGTCGAATTTTACGATCGTAAAAACAGTCTTTTAAAAACACTGACAGTGAATGGATATCGCCAGTATCTTGACAGATACTGGCGCCCAGAGAGCATGAACATGGTGAACCATCAAACCGGGAAATCAACCACACTGGTATGGGAAAATTATTTATTCCGTACCGGACTCACAGACAATGACTTCAACTCCACCAGCCTGAAACGTGTCCGCTAA
- a CDS encoding LL-diaminopimelate aminotransferase: MIKINEHYLKLQASYLFSNIAKKVGEFQKSNPDKEIIRLGIGDVTRALPQACTEAFHKAVDEMAADSSFRGYGPEQGYDFLREAIVKNDFQSRGADIAADEIFVSDGAKCDTGNIQELFTQDARIAIPDPVYPVYLDTNVMAGRTGNFEDGRYKGIVYLDATKENNYVPGLPEEKVDLIYMCFPNNPTGSTITKAELQTWVDYARENQALILFDAAYEAFIRDESLPKSIYEIEGAKEVAIEFRSFSKSAGFTGTRCAYTVVPKECTAYDARGGKQAIHPLWNRRHCTKFNGVSYPVQRAAEAVYSEAGKTQAKELVTGYLKNADLIASEIKNLGYDFVGGDNSPYIWIEAKRDSWEFFDMLLDKAGVVCTPGAGFGKCGEGYIRLSAFNSYANVEKAMARIKKALA; this comes from the coding sequence ATGATCAAGATCAACGAACATTATCTTAAACTTCAGGCATCCTATCTTTTTTCTAATATTGCAAAAAAGGTTGGTGAATTTCAAAAATCAAATCCTGACAAAGAAATCATTCGCCTTGGTATTGGTGACGTTACCCGTGCCTTGCCCCAGGCTTGCACCGAAGCATTTCACAAAGCCGTGGATGAAATGGCTGCAGATTCAAGTTTTCGTGGCTATGGCCCTGAGCAGGGATATGATTTTCTCCGTGAAGCCATTGTAAAAAATGATTTTCAGTCGCGCGGTGCTGATATTGCAGCCGATGAGATCTTTGTCAGTGATGGTGCAAAATGTGATACCGGCAACATTCAGGAACTGTTTACTCAGGATGCCAGAATCGCTATCCCGGACCCTGTTTACCCCGTTTACCTCGACACCAATGTCATGGCTGGACGAACCGGAAATTTCGAAGATGGAAGATATAAGGGAATTGTCTATCTTGATGCTACGAAAGAGAACAACTATGTGCCCGGCCTGCCTGAAGAGAAAGTGGATCTCATCTACATGTGCTTTCCCAACAATCCCACCGGGTCCACCATAACTAAAGCGGAACTTCAAACATGGGTCGATTATGCAAGAGAAAATCAGGCCCTGATTCTTTTCGATGCGGCCTATGAAGCATTTATTCGTGACGAGTCCCTGCCAAAGTCCATTTATGAAATTGAGGGCGCTAAAGAAGTAGCTATAGAATTCAGATCGTTCTCCAAAAGTGCCGGATTCACCGGAACTCGCTGTGCCTACACGGTGGTTCCGAAGGAATGCACAGCTTACGATGCCAGGGGCGGCAAGCAGGCTATTCATCCATTGTGGAACCGTCGCCACTGTACCAAGTTCAATGGCGTTTCCTATCCTGTGCAGCGGGCAGCCGAGGCTGTTTACAGTGAAGCTGGAAAAACACAGGCAAAAGAACTGGTTACAGGATATTTAAAGAATGCCGATCTTATTGCATCGGAGATTAAAAACCTTGGCTATGATTTTGTCGGGGGTGACAACTCTCCATACATCTGGATTGAAGCAAAGCGTGACTCCTGGGAGTTCTTTGACATGCTTCTTGATAAGGCAGGAGTGGTCTGTACCCCGGGAGCCGGATTTGGAAAATGCGGAGAGGGATATATCAGACTGTCTGCATTTAATTCCTACGCAAATGTGGAAAAAGCAATGGCCAGGATTAAAAAAGCTCTGGCATAA
- a CDS encoding HPP family protein, whose amino-acid sequence MTYFQKMKGITKSPPRPRLSEICWSWFGAFLGIAAVALLHYNFFPESDFIMIIGSFGASAVLIYGAIKSPLAQPRNLLGGHILSAIIGVFCYQTFHGEMWLAAAFAVATAIAVMHATCTLHPPGGATALIAVIGSDNIHALGYFYVLVPVASGAVVMLIIALLVNNISRIRQYPEFWF is encoded by the coding sequence ATGACTTACTTTCAAAAAATGAAGGGGATAACCAAAAGCCCCCCCCGACCGAGACTATCCGAAATATGTTGGTCATGGTTCGGGGCCTTTCTGGGGATAGCAGCAGTTGCCCTCCTCCATTATAATTTTTTCCCTGAAAGCGATTTCATAATGATAATCGGTTCCTTTGGTGCTTCCGCGGTGCTCATTTATGGGGCTATCAAAAGCCCTTTGGCCCAGCCTCGTAATCTTTTGGGTGGCCATATTTTGTCGGCTATAATAGGGGTCTTTTGCTACCAGACATTCCATGGTGAGATGTGGTTAGCTGCAGCCTTTGCTGTGGCTACAGCTATTGCTGTTATGCACGCAACCTGTACTCTGCATCCGCCGGGAGGTGCCACCGCCCTGATTGCAGTTATCGGAAGCGATAACATCCATGCCTTAGGATACTTTTATGTCCTAGTACCTGTGGCATCGGGAGCTGTGGTCATGCTTATCATCGCTCTGCTGGTTAATAATATATCAAGAATCAGGCAATATCCGGAATTCTGGTTCTAA
- a CDS encoding TRAP transporter permease, which yields MYDDLKRFEQLLFDVCAVGLLLFYSYAAVISPAATQYHRGIYVIVTYVLVFLLYRSKSIFGRIIDYLLIVLSIGSIGYWIFNFEAINYRTGAETPLDTWIAVVGVLLGIELARRVVGVVFVFIGVLMLAYGVYGDFMPDLLSHAGDTFPALCTSIFYKSDGIFGIMANVLATYILLFVFFGAFLEKCGAQKFFIDFPLAAVGHKIGGPGKVAVIASGLFGSISGSAIANTVSTGAFTIPMMKKAGFKPHIAGAIEPAASIGGMFMPPIMGAGGFIMAELTGLPYSRIMLVALFPAIMYFFSVFVMVHYEAKKNNIVGEKSEHSAREIFMKEWYYTIPLMVITIFMLLGYSPGYSAILGLISCIVISWFRKETRIGPKEFLVASRKGAESSLKIGATVGVIGIIIGVLTFSGLVLTFADIVISLAGGSLVLTILLIALASLVLGMGVPVTAAYLITAVVAVPALTHLGVNELAAHMIVYWLSQDSNITPPVCIAAFAGATIAKANMWKTAFSAFKFAKFLYLGPFLFGFVPGFSLDGSSMDIIKAFIMIIFATWLYSYFLSGIWIKSLFGRKQAA from the coding sequence GTGTACGATGATCTAAAACGATTTGAACAGTTACTCTTCGACGTTTGCGCAGTAGGTCTATTGCTTTTTTATTCCTATGCTGCCGTTATATCTCCTGCTGCGACCCAATATCATCGAGGGATATATGTCATTGTTACCTATGTACTTGTCTTTCTTCTGTACCGTTCCAAATCCATCTTCGGACGGATCATTGATTACCTGTTGATTGTGCTTTCCATTGGAAGCATTGGCTACTGGATATTCAACTTCGAAGCCATCAATTACCGGACTGGTGCAGAGACCCCACTTGATACATGGATTGCCGTAGTTGGCGTGTTGCTTGGCATTGAACTCGCCAGACGTGTAGTCGGTGTTGTGTTTGTATTTATTGGTGTTCTTATGCTTGCCTATGGGGTATATGGAGATTTCATGCCTGATCTTCTCTCCCACGCAGGCGATACCTTTCCTGCTCTCTGCACCTCTATCTTTTACAAGAGTGACGGTATCTTTGGCATTATGGCAAATGTTCTCGCCACCTATATTCTGCTCTTTGTTTTCTTTGGTGCCTTTCTTGAAAAATGCGGTGCCCAGAAATTCTTTATCGATTTTCCACTTGCTGCAGTTGGTCATAAGATTGGAGGACCCGGCAAAGTGGCTGTTATCGCATCAGGTCTCTTTGGATCCATCTCGGGCAGTGCCATCGCAAATACCGTATCAACAGGTGCTTTCACCATCCCGATGATGAAAAAAGCCGGCTTCAAACCCCATATTGCCGGGGCTATTGAACCAGCCGCCTCCATCGGCGGAATGTTTATGCCACCCATTATGGGAGCAGGTGGATTTATCATGGCGGAACTCACGGGTCTGCCTTATTCTCGTATTATGCTGGTAGCCCTCTTTCCTGCCATCATGTATTTTTTCTCCGTCTTTGTCATGGTTCATTATGAAGCAAAGAAAAATAACATTGTAGGTGAAAAATCAGAACACAGTGCCAGGGAAATTTTTATGAAAGAATGGTATTACACAATCCCACTCATGGTAATCACCATTTTTATGCTTCTTGGATATTCACCCGGCTACTCCGCCATTCTTGGCCTTATTTCATGTATTGTTATTTCCTGGTTCCGTAAAGAAACCCGAATTGGCCCCAAAGAATTCCTGGTAGCATCAAGGAAAGGAGCAGAATCCAGTCTTAAGATCGGTGCTACTGTAGGTGTTATTGGCATTATTATTGGTGTCCTGACCTTCAGTGGACTGGTTCTCACCTTTGCTGATATTGTTATTTCGCTCGCAGGCGGATCCCTGGTTCTCACAATCCTCCTCATTGCCCTTGCATCCCTTGTGCTTGGTATGGGAGTACCTGTAACAGCTGCCTACCTGATCACCGCAGTGGTTGCAGTGCCGGCACTCACCCATCTTGGAGTAAACGAGCTGGCTGCACATATGATAGTGTACTGGCTTTCACAGGACTCAAATATTACACCGCCAGTTTGCATTGCAGCTTTTGCGGGAGCAACCATCGCCAAAGCAAATATGTGGAAGACAGCCTTTTCCGCCTTTAAATTCGCCAAGTTTCTGTACCTTGGCCCCTTTCTTTTTGGATTTGTACCGGGATTCTCTCTCGATGGAAGCTCCATGGATATAATCAAGGCCTTTATTATGATTATCTTTGCTACCTGGTTGTATTCCTACTTCCTGAGTGGAATATGGATTAAATCTCTCTTTGGCAGGAAACAGGCTGCATAA